In one Janibacter cremeus genomic region, the following are encoded:
- a CDS encoding FAD-dependent monooxygenase, with protein MEQTPHDDVVIIGAGIGGLTLALALRERGIDATVLERTAELREVGAAVALSANATTLFRRLGIYDALEEVSWAQTDLVFRDGRTGATLGRTPVGSAYRERFGADYWGVHRADLQRVLSDAVGAERIRLSHHVLDLHEEDDRVLLDLADGSRRSAGIVVGADGARSLLRRWVVGYDDAIYSGRSGFRGIVPTEQLTELPDPRAIQFWIGPTGHLLHYAMGGQGQDVNFLAVSRTPQEWTAEGWVEPARDEEKFLPFAGWHPAVTQMLGAGEVDQRWALMRRPPLSTWHRGRVVLLGDAAHALVPHHGQGANQSIEDTWALAEELAAADPADPTPAFEAYEGRRRLRTRAVQFASWQVAEVLHLPDGPAAEARNAEMATTDYFEDKLAWIHGYDPTVDSGIRPGARVLNR; from the coding sequence ATGGAGCAGACACCCCACGACGACGTGGTGATCATCGGCGCCGGCATCGGTGGGCTCACCCTGGCCCTCGCCCTGCGCGAGCGTGGCATCGACGCCACCGTCCTCGAGCGCACCGCGGAGCTGCGGGAGGTCGGGGCCGCGGTCGCGCTCTCGGCCAACGCGACGACCCTCTTCCGCCGCCTGGGCATCTACGACGCCCTCGAGGAGGTGTCCTGGGCGCAGACGGACCTGGTCTTCCGGGACGGCCGGACCGGGGCGACCCTGGGTCGCACACCCGTCGGGAGCGCCTACCGGGAGCGCTTCGGCGCGGACTACTGGGGCGTGCACCGCGCCGACCTGCAGCGGGTGCTCTCCGACGCCGTCGGCGCCGAGCGGATCAGGCTGTCCCACCACGTGCTCGACCTGCACGAGGAGGACGACCGTGTCCTGCTCGACCTCGCCGACGGGTCGCGACGCAGCGCGGGGATCGTCGTCGGTGCCGACGGGGCGCGCTCGCTCCTGCGCCGGTGGGTCGTCGGGTACGACGACGCGATCTACTCCGGACGCTCCGGGTTCCGCGGGATCGTCCCCACCGAGCAGCTGACCGAGCTGCCCGACCCGAGGGCGATCCAGTTCTGGATCGGACCGACCGGCCACCTCCTGCACTACGCGATGGGTGGGCAGGGCCAGGACGTGAATTTCCTCGCCGTCAGCCGCACCCCGCAGGAGTGGACCGCCGAGGGCTGGGTCGAGCCGGCGAGGGACGAGGAGAAGTTCCTCCCCTTCGCAGGGTGGCACCCGGCCGTCACGCAGATGCTGGGGGCCGGCGAGGTCGACCAGCGGTGGGCCCTGATGCGCCGGCCCCCGCTGTCGACGTGGCACCGCGGCCGGGTCGTGCTCCTCGGCGACGCCGCGCACGCCCTCGTCCCGCACCACGGCCAGGGCGCCAACCAGTCGATCGAGGACACGTGGGCCCTGGCAGAGGAGCTCGCCGCCGCGGACCCTGCCGATCCGACGCCGGCCTTCGAGGCCTACGAGGGGAGACGTCGCCTGCGCACGCGTGCCGTCCAGTTCGCCTCGTGGCAGGTCGCGGAGGTGCTCCACCTCCCGGACGGGCCGGCGGCGGAGGCGCGCAACGCCGAGATGGCGACGACGGACTACTTCGAGGACAAGCTCGCCTGGATCCA
- the cmtR gene encoding Cd(II)/Pb(II)-sensing metalloregulatory transcriptional regulator CmtR encodes MLTITSRLDVMHRLGRALADPTRSRIILTLLDRPAYPAELAHDLGLTRSNVSNHLACLRDCGIVIAEPEGRKTRYEIADSHLAQALTALVDATLAVDENAPCIDPACSVPGCCAGEVDA; translated from the coding sequence ATGCTGACTATTACTTCTCGCTTGGACGTGATGCACCGGCTGGGCCGCGCGCTGGCCGACCCGACGAGGTCCCGGATCATCTTGACCCTGCTCGACCGACCGGCCTACCCAGCAGAGCTGGCCCACGATCTGGGCCTGACGCGCTCCAACGTGTCCAACCATCTGGCCTGCCTGCGCGACTGCGGGATCGTCATTGCCGAGCCCGAGGGCCGCAAGACGCGCTACGAGATCGCCGATTCGCATCTCGCGCAGGCCCTGACGGCGCTGGTCGACGCCACCCTCGCGGTCGACGAGAACGCCCCGTGCATTGATCCCGCCTGCTCGGTGCCTGGTTGCTGCGCAGGGGAGGTGGACGCGTGA